GCGACCGGACGAACGCGAGCGCCTGCCCGCCGCTGTCGACGGCGTCGGCGACGAGCGCCGCGGTGGCCTCGGTGTCAGCGTCGGCGCTCGGCGGCAAGTCGGCGGAATCGCAGTCGACGGTGAGGTCGGTGCCGTCGTCGAAATTCACCCGCTCCTCGCAGTAGACGCCGGTCCGGAGGTCGATGGGTCGCCACCGCGTCCGGACGAGTTCGGCGTCCAGCCAGTCAGCGATGTCTTTGGGGTTGTCGACGGTCGCCGAGAGTGCGACTATCTGGAGGCCGGGAGCGCGTCGTTGGAGGGTTGCGAGCGTCACTTCGAGCGTCGGGCCGCGCCCCTCCGCGCCCAAGAGATGAACTTCGTCGACGACGACGCAGGCGAGTTGTTCGACCCACGACGCGCCGTTTCGAATCGCCGAGTCGACTTTCTCGCTCGTGGCGACGACGACGTCGTAGTCGGCGAGCTCCTCGCCGGGCGAGTCGAAGTCCCCGGTCGAGATGCCTGCCTCGATTCCCGGTAGCTCGGCGAACGCCTCGTACTTCTCGCGGGCCAGCGCCCGCAGCGGAACGACGTACAGTCCGGGGCCGTCGGCGGTGAGCATCGCCAGTTCGGCGATGAACGTCTTTCCTGATGCAGTTGGAATCGCGGCGACGACGCCGCCGCCGTCGCAGACGCCCGCCTCGACGGCCGCCGCCTGCGGCGGGTAGAGTTCGTCGATACCCTGCGCTTCGTAGTGGGCGACCAACTCGTCGGCAAGCGGCAGGTCCCGGACTCGCATTGTCACTCTCTGTCTCCGTCTTCGGGTAAAAAGGTACGCCGCGGAGCGAGAGTGAGTGCAAGGGTGAGAATGAGCGCGCGGCGACGTTCACGCGCCTCTGTCACCGGTGTTCGTGTCAACGTCGGAGAAACACCTATGTTCGTCGCATCTGTTGTCGAATTCATGGCGTTCACACACCTCCCGCTGCGCCGCTCCGCGCTGGTCGGCGCAGTCGTCTACGCCCTCGGGTACGCTCTGACGTACACGGTCACCGCTGGTCGCGCCAGTGCCGTCGCCGCCGTTGAAATCGCCGGAGAGTACGCAGACCCCGCACCACTCGGCGCGGTTCTCGGCTCGGGCCCCGCATCGTGGGTCACCTCCGGCTGGCTGTTCTACAACGCGCATCTCGTCCCCACGAGCGTCCCTATCGCCGACGCCGTGAACGGACTCGGCGGGCTGACGAACCGCTCGCTCTTGGCAACGCTCGGCGGCCCGTTGTACCCGCTGTATCTGTTGCCGCCGCTGCTGCTCGTCGCGGCAGGTTACGTCGTCGTCCTGACAGCGAGTACGCCCGGCGAGAACGGCGCGCGAAACGCCGGGGCGAGCGTCGTCGCCGGCTACTTCCCGCTGTTTCTCGTCGGGGCGTTCGTCTTCACCGTCGGTGCGGCGGAGGCGCCGACCGCCGCGTCGCCCGCTGGACTCCCGTCGGTGCTTCTCGGTCTGATGTATCCGCTGGCGTTCGGAGGGGTCGGCGGACTGCTGGCCGACAGACGAGCTGTCGCGTCGAATCCAACCGGAGAAGTCGCTGAAGCGAAGCGAGACCGGAGGTGATTTTTCCGGAAAAGGGCTCTACTGAAGTCCTCAGAACGAGACAGGAGCGTTATACTGAATATAGAGGATGAATTCAGCAAGCTGTCTTCATTCGTATCAACCCGCAAGCGACGAAGTAGCCGTTAGGTAGGTGTGCTTAGTTAACGGAGTGGAATACGAGAGACGCGACGTTGGGGTGGACCGCCTACAAAGTCTCAACCCTTCGTCAGCGATGAACCCGTCGAGCGACATCGCCATGGGGACTACAGCCAGCTTAAATCACTCTCTGTCATATAACGGTGGGGTCGTTACTGGTACATCGCCCATCGATATGATTCGAGCGTCATCCTCCGTTTACCTGTCAGAAATATAGAGGCAAGAGGAGTTCGCTTGATTACCCTTCACTTAACTGCTGCACCTCATAGGTTAGAACCGCAAATACATCGCCATATTTTTGCACAGTAGCTAGTTTCAGAGGAGGGGTTGTGATCGCGCGCGGTAATAGTGGTGCACCCGAAGTGAGCGTGACGGGAGCAACGCTGAGAATAATCTCGTCGAGTAGACCGTGGTCGTGAAACTGTCCGACAAGGTCACCACCACCGACGAGCCAGACGTTCTTACCGTCTGCGGCCTTCACCATATCCGCATGGACGGGCGCGACATCCCCCTGCACGAAGCGAATGTCCGCACCCTCGACCACCGGCAATTTCCGACTGCTAAACACCCAAGCCGGGACCTCGTACTGCCACTGTTCCGGGTTCTCGACTAGGTTTTCGTGCTCGATAATCCACTCATAGGTCGTCGAACCCATGGCCAAGGCACCAACCTGGTCTATGAACTGCGAGTAGTTGTCCTGTACACCCTCGATATCCCCGATATCTCCAAACTGAAAGAGCCAGTCGAGTGAATCGTCCTCGTCGGTGAGATAGCCGTTGATGGTTGTTGCTGTGTAATATTGGGTCTTCATCTTTTCAAACGCCGTTTAGGAAGCGTTACGGCGGGATAAAGGTTGCAAACCACCCCGTCGATTGACAGACACGTCGAAATACTCGGGCGGCTGAAATAAGCTCGTGGTAAACGGGCGGGTACCCGGGCTGTCACTCCGTCTCTACTGACTCGTCGGAATCCGTTC
This genomic stretch from Haloprofundus salilacus harbors:
- a CDS encoding dihydrofolate reductase family protein, with product MKTQYYTATTINGYLTDEDDSLDWLFQFGDIGDIEGVQDNYSQFIDQVGALAMGSTTYEWIIEHENLVENPEQWQYEVPAWVFSSRKLPVVEGADIRFVQGDVAPVHADMVKAADGKNVWLVGGGDLVGQFHDHGLLDEIILSVAPVTLTSGAPLLPRAITTPPLKLATVQKYGDVFAVLTYEVQQLSEG